In Musa acuminata AAA Group cultivar baxijiao chromosome BXJ2-10, Cavendish_Baxijiao_AAA, whole genome shotgun sequence, a genomic segment contains:
- the LOC103969806 gene encoding protein DMP8-like produces MEPTVEHFEGPYSCPCSPRSTSPTSAGGGRRKRAVARGMQKTLSKTSMLVNFLPTGTLLTFELLLPSASGDGSCSPVSTLMIETLLGLCALSCFFFHFTDSFRGPDGKVYYGFVTPRGLAVFKSGLGVDVPQDERFRMGFVDLVHALMAAMVFAAIALSDHRVTNCLFPGHAKEMDEVMESFPLMVGVVCSGLFLVFPNTRYGIGCMAT; encoded by the coding sequence ATGGAGCCAACCGTCGAACACTTCGAAGGCCCGTACTCCTGCCCGTGCTCCCCACGGTCAACGTCGCCGACGTCGGCAGGCGGCGGTCGTAGGAAGAGGGCAGTGGCAAGAGGCATGCAGAAAACCCTCTCCAAGACCTCCATGCTCGTCAACTTCCTCCCCACCGGCACCCTCCTCACCTTCGAGCTGCTGCTCCCCTCCGCCTCCGGCGACGGCTCGTGCTCCCCGGTGAGCACGCTGATGATCGAGACCCTGCTCGGCCTCTGCGCCCTCTCCTGCTTCTTCTTCCACTTCACCGACAGCTTCCGCGGCCCGGACGGGAAGGTCTACTACGGGTTCGTCACCCCGCGGGGCCTCGCGGTCTTCAAGTCCGGCCTGGGGGTGGACGTGCCCCAGGACGAGCGGTTCCGGATGGGGTTCGTGGACTTGGTCCATGCGCTCATGGCGGCCATGGTGTTCGCGGCCATCGCGCTGTCCGATCACCGCGTCACCAACTGCCTCTTCCCGGGGCATGCCAAGGAGATGGATGAGGTGATGGAGAGCTTTCCGCTGATGGTGGGGGTGGTGTGCAGTGGGCTCTTCCTCGTCTTCCCCAACACACGCTATGGTATAGGCTGCATGGCCACATGA